The following proteins are co-located in the Polystyrenella longa genome:
- a CDS encoding sodium-translocating pyrophosphatase, translated as MPLVICWVVSMAAAITSLFFALRFYRWMKLQHEGDEKMITIAQHVRAGARAYLTRQYSVVAIFVVATFIVLALLAFGLRTQSVWVPFSFLTGAIYSGLAGWFGMKTATMASSRTTQAAKTSLNDALQVAFRSGAVMGLVVVGLALFDICFWFALLYWGFDLSMAELTLSILGISMGASSQALFARVGGGIFTKAADVGADLVGKVEAGIPEDDPRNPATIADNVGDNVGDVAGMGADLYESYCGCILASAALGVAAYQGDPLIQAMLLMLPLVLAAAGIGLSIFGVFLVKADEGASESTLMKSLEKGSNFASIGVAIAAFILVTLMLVLPSNPDNTLGLPGGWSMLGVFGAIVTGLVSGVLIGRWTEYSTSAEFAPTKRIADQSRTGPATLIIAGVSEGLYSVWVPIFVVSAAILLAFGFCTGFDFQDPKLVTMGLYGVSIAAVGMLSTLGITLATDAYGPIADNAGGNAEMSNQEPLVRERTDALDSLGNTTAAIGKGFAIGSAALTALALLAAYIEQVRVGIDQWVTSEETEIIQSVSLAEAEATKIGRGIAGVRIGDEETARSYLIFPAGIALEDDGGLKAFHEADYGTKVPIDLEQLINRDKAIAVVTANMPDFVRFYDANLMSPKVLAGVFMGVLLTFVFCSLTMKAVGRSASDMVEEVRRQFREIKGIMEGEAEPDYAACVAISTAAAQREMIIPALLGLVTPILVGLVLGVGGVMGMLVGGLTSGFAVAIMMANSGGAWDNAKKYIEAGAHGGKGTEAHKAAVVGDTVGDPFKDTSGPSLNILIKLMSIVSVIAAGFIVQYSLSIF; from the coding sequence ATCCCCTTGGTCATTTGCTGGGTGGTCAGCATGGCAGCGGCCATCACTTCGCTTTTCTTCGCTCTGCGATTTTATCGTTGGATGAAGCTGCAGCATGAGGGCGATGAAAAAATGATCACGATTGCCCAACATGTGCGTGCTGGCGCCCGCGCTTATCTTACAAGGCAATATTCCGTCGTTGCCATTTTTGTTGTGGCAACGTTTATCGTGCTGGCTCTTTTGGCTTTCGGGCTGCGGACTCAATCTGTTTGGGTTCCCTTCTCGTTTCTGACAGGGGCTATTTACTCGGGGCTGGCTGGCTGGTTTGGAATGAAAACGGCCACCATGGCCAGTTCACGAACAACTCAGGCAGCGAAGACTTCTTTAAACGATGCCCTGCAGGTCGCTTTTCGTAGCGGTGCCGTCATGGGGCTGGTCGTGGTCGGTTTGGCGCTATTTGATATCTGTTTCTGGTTCGCCCTGCTTTATTGGGGATTCGACCTCAGTATGGCAGAACTGACCCTATCCATCCTGGGGATCAGCATGGGGGCGAGCAGTCAGGCTCTCTTTGCCCGTGTCGGCGGGGGGATCTTCACTAAAGCGGCCGATGTCGGAGCTGACCTGGTCGGGAAAGTGGAAGCGGGTATCCCGGAAGATGACCCTCGAAACCCGGCGACCATTGCGGACAATGTGGGTGATAATGTCGGAGACGTCGCCGGCATGGGGGCCGACCTGTACGAGTCCTATTGCGGTTGTATTCTCGCGAGTGCGGCACTGGGGGTCGCGGCTTACCAGGGAGATCCGCTGATTCAAGCCATGTTATTGATGTTGCCGCTGGTATTGGCTGCCGCAGGAATTGGCCTGTCCATCTTCGGAGTATTTCTGGTTAAAGCCGACGAAGGAGCGTCGGAGTCAACCTTGATGAAGTCGCTTGAGAAAGGGAGTAATTTCGCCAGCATCGGCGTCGCCATCGCTGCATTTATCCTTGTGACCCTGATGCTCGTATTACCGTCGAACCCCGATAATACCTTGGGACTTCCAGGGGGTTGGTCGATGCTGGGAGTCTTTGGGGCCATCGTCACCGGGTTAGTCTCTGGAGTACTCATTGGACGCTGGACCGAGTACAGCACCAGCGCCGAGTTTGCCCCTACTAAGCGAATCGCCGATCAATCAAGAACGGGGCCGGCGACACTGATTATTGCTGGAGTTTCTGAAGGGCTCTACAGCGTCTGGGTCCCCATTTTTGTTGTCAGTGCGGCCATTCTGCTTGCATTTGGTTTTTGTACGGGCTTCGATTTTCAGGATCCCAAATTGGTAACAATGGGCCTGTATGGTGTCTCCATCGCAGCTGTGGGGATGTTGAGTACGCTGGGAATTACTCTGGCAACTGACGCCTACGGACCGATTGCCGATAACGCGGGTGGCAACGCAGAAATGAGTAATCAGGAACCTCTCGTGAGAGAACGGACCGACGCACTCGACAGTTTGGGTAATACAACGGCGGCCATTGGGAAAGGATTCGCTATCGGTTCAGCCGCACTAACCGCATTGGCACTTCTGGCAGCCTATATTGAACAGGTGCGGGTCGGAATTGATCAATGGGTGACCAGCGAAGAAACGGAAATTATCCAATCAGTTTCTCTTGCGGAGGCGGAGGCGACCAAAATCGGGAGAGGAATCGCCGGGGTACGAATTGGAGATGAGGAGACCGCTCGGTCCTACCTGATTTTCCCAGCTGGGATTGCGCTCGAAGATGACGGGGGACTGAAGGCATTTCACGAGGCGGACTACGGAACGAAGGTGCCCATCGACCTGGAGCAATTGATCAACAGAGACAAAGCGATTGCAGTGGTAACGGCCAATATGCCTGATTTCGTCCGGTTCTACGATGCGAACTTAATGAGTCCCAAAGTGTTGGCTGGTGTCTTTATGGGGGTGCTGCTCACGTTCGTGTTCTGCTCACTGACTATGAAGGCGGTGGGGCGTTCGGCCAGTGATATGGTCGAGGAAGTCCGGCGGCAGTTCCGCGAAATCAAAGGAATTATGGAGGGAGAAGCCGAACCCGATTACGCTGCCTGTGTCGCTATCAGTACGGCTGCCGCTCAGCGGGAAATGATTATTCCCGCATTGTTGGGTCTCGTTACGCCCATTCTGGTGGGGCTTGTTCTGGGTGTAGGCGGCGTGATGGGGATGCTGGTGGGGGGCTTGACCTCAGGGTTTGCAGTCGCAATTATGATGGCGAATTCCGGCGGTGCGTGGGATAACGCCAAGAAGTACATCGAAGCGGGTGCCCACGGAGGTAAAGGAACTGAAGCTCATAAAGCGGCCGTCGTTGGTGATACCGTTGGAGACCCCTTCAAGGATACCAGCGGCCCCAGCCTGAACATTTTGATCAAGCTGATGAGCATCGTATCCGTCATTGCTGCTGGCTTCATCGTGCAGTACTCCCTGTCGATTTTCTAA
- a CDS encoding sigma-70 family RNA polymerase sigma factor, translated as MWPEAEQTGKFLKAAEQGDSSARDQLLERHRESVKRMIELRMDRRLLQRVDASDIVQDVLLEAHRRLAAYFENPGMPFHLWLRQLAQDRIIDMHRRHRVAQRRSLDREQPLSPQWVEHSSLNLGVQLQDTQLTPAAENLRREMTGLLLSAIDQLDETDREIILMRHFEQLDNQEVAKLLGLSPAAAGMRHLRALRRLKEYLNPSAGAEE; from the coding sequence ATGTGGCCTGAAGCAGAACAAACGGGAAAATTCCTGAAAGCGGCTGAACAAGGGGACTCCTCGGCCCGCGATCAGCTATTGGAACGCCACCGCGAATCGGTCAAACGGATGATCGAACTCCGGATGGATCGTCGGTTGCTTCAAAGGGTCGACGCTTCCGATATTGTGCAGGATGTCTTGCTGGAAGCCCATCGCCGATTGGCTGCCTACTTTGAAAACCCAGGCATGCCGTTTCATCTCTGGCTCCGTCAGCTGGCCCAGGATCGAATTATCGATATGCATCGGCGACATCGAGTAGCGCAGCGACGCTCTCTAGATCGCGAGCAACCGCTGTCTCCTCAGTGGGTGGAACATTCTTCGTTAAATCTGGGGGTCCAACTCCAGGACACTCAACTGACTCCGGCTGCAGAGAACCTGCGCCGCGAGATGACAGGGCTGCTGTTGAGTGCAATTGATCAACTCGACGAGACCGACCGTGAAATTATCCTCATGCGCCATTTTGAGCAGTTGGATAATCAAGAAGTCGCCAAATTGCTCGGGTTAAGTCCCGCGGCCGCTGGAATGCGTCACTTGAGAGCACTTCGCCGGTTGAAAGAATACTTGAATCCCTCGGCCGGAGCGGAGGAATAA
- a CDS encoding methylated-DNA--[protein]-cysteine S-methyltransferase codes for MLNYNVFDTDLGYWGFAGRDHQVQAVVIGHETEQSAADSLLEKVNRYEFVEAEFDDWYPELRRDLQKFAAGEMCSFEKVDLLLPEKLTHFQRKVLTQTRQLQYGQTITYQDLAERAGHPGAARAVGSVMANNLIPILIPCHRVLGTGRKLGGFSAPQGTLLKRDLLRMEDPALAVLL; via the coding sequence ATGCTGAATTACAATGTCTTCGACACTGATCTGGGCTACTGGGGATTTGCTGGTCGGGATCACCAGGTACAGGCAGTCGTCATCGGCCATGAGACCGAACAATCGGCTGCTGACTCTCTGCTCGAAAAGGTCAATCGATACGAATTCGTAGAAGCGGAATTCGACGACTGGTACCCAGAACTCCGTCGTGATTTACAAAAATTTGCCGCTGGAGAGATGTGCTCCTTTGAGAAAGTGGACCTCCTCTTGCCGGAGAAGTTGACTCATTTCCAGCGGAAGGTACTGACTCAAACGCGACAGTTACAGTATGGTCAAACCATTACCTATCAGGACCTGGCCGAACGGGCGGGGCATCCGGGCGCGGCACGTGCCGTTGGCTCCGTGATGGCGAATAACCTGATTCCGATTCTAATTCCTTGTCATCGAGTTCTCGGAACGGGTCGCAAATTGGGCGGATTCTCTGCTCCTCAGGGAACATTGCTTAAACGAGATTTATTAAGAATGGAGGATCCTGCTCTGGCTGTTTTGTTATAA
- the rsfS gene encoding ribosome silencing factor, whose amino-acid sequence MQTTNGDTEISQPEMDHSREEQLRESRKNAIRCARVADEYKCKDVVVLDMSTVTPIVDFFVLGTGITPRQMRAAADESDRVLEQTGNGRIGMEGRDSNVWVLNDYGDIVLHLFSSEAREMYNLEGLWADAKLVDWKTEEAE is encoded by the coding sequence ATGCAAACTACCAACGGAGACACAGAAATTAGTCAGCCTGAAATGGACCACTCGCGAGAGGAGCAATTACGCGAGAGCCGAAAAAACGCAATTCGCTGCGCACGAGTTGCGGATGAGTACAAGTGCAAGGATGTTGTAGTGCTGGATATGTCTACAGTAACTCCGATCGTTGACTTCTTCGTCTTAGGGACGGGAATCACACCGCGCCAGATGCGTGCAGCGGCAGATGAGTCCGATCGTGTTCTGGAGCAGACCGGAAATGGACGAATTGGGATGGAAGGTCGCGATTCGAATGTCTGGGTCCTGAACGACTACGGAGACATCGTCCTGCATCTGTTTAGCAGTGAGGCTCGCGAGATGTATAATCTGGAAGGATTATGGGCAGATGCCAAGCTGGTCGACTGGAAGACTGAAGAAGCGGAATAA
- a CDS encoding PIN/TRAM domain-containing protein: MIRTILVVSYFLVSVGAIVTFVNSGDQSAMPNVLTERPVISIIGLLLMVMSVVAVDFIYPQKKVSTFSSVYFGLLTGFLLSYILMLALRPALENSDWQGIVTIMVTLMLSYMSISLLLQTRDDFRFIVPYVEFSRELKGSKPLIIDSSALIDGRISDVLETKIIDAQLVVPDFILHEIQSIADSSDKGRRTRGRRGLEILTKLQKDSEVDLRMMETDKRTYDGVPVDQKLVLLGKDLGGRIVTNDYNLNKVAGVQGVQTINLNDVANALKPRFLPGEHIRIKVIKDGESPGQGVGYLDDGTMVVCENCSDKKGREVEIAVTSVLQSSAGRMIFGKPYDDREGSEPIPPA, from the coding sequence ATGATACGTACGATTCTAGTAGTCAGTTACTTTTTGGTCAGCGTAGGCGCAATTGTCACATTCGTGAACAGCGGTGACCAAAGTGCAATGCCAAATGTTCTGACTGAACGACCCGTCATCTCGATCATCGGCTTGCTGCTAATGGTCATGTCCGTTGTTGCAGTCGATTTCATCTATCCACAAAAGAAAGTCTCGACGTTTTCGTCGGTTTACTTCGGCTTGCTGACCGGATTTCTGCTTTCTTATATATTGATGCTCGCACTACGACCTGCACTCGAAAATTCGGACTGGCAGGGAATTGTCACAATCATGGTGACATTAATGCTGTCCTACATGAGCATATCTCTATTGCTACAAACACGAGACGATTTTCGTTTCATCGTGCCTTATGTTGAATTCTCTCGAGAACTCAAGGGTTCTAAACCTTTGATCATCGACAGCAGTGCCCTGATTGATGGACGAATCTCGGACGTTCTTGAGACTAAAATTATTGATGCACAGCTTGTCGTTCCCGACTTCATTCTGCATGAAATTCAAAGCATTGCTGACAGCAGCGACAAAGGTCGCAGGACACGAGGTCGCCGCGGACTGGAGATTCTCACCAAGCTGCAGAAAGATTCCGAAGTCGACCTCCGAATGATGGAGACCGATAAACGGACGTATGACGGAGTTCCCGTCGATCAGAAGCTGGTGCTGCTCGGAAAAGACTTGGGTGGTCGCATCGTCACCAATGACTACAACCTGAACAAGGTGGCCGGCGTGCAAGGTGTGCAGACAATCAATCTGAACGATGTCGCCAATGCATTGAAACCTCGCTTCCTGCCGGGAGAACACATCCGCATCAAAGTCATCAAAGATGGCGAATCGCCGGGGCAAGGCGTTGGTTACCTGGACGATGGCACGATGGTTGTTTGCGAAAATTGCAGCGACAAGAAAGGTCGCGAAGTGGAAATCGCCGTCACCAGCGTACTGCAGTCTAGTGCCGGTCGCATGATCTTCGGCAAACCTTACGACGACCGCGAAGGTTCCGAACCAATTCCACCGGCCTGA
- a CDS encoding HIT family protein produces the protein MTDQHLWAPWRHSYITSDEAPEPVSSGCFLCDYLQQPEDQDRCNLILSRGEHCVVLLNRYPYNNGHLLVAPLRHQSKLSGLTPDEHLECMNLLVQLSNIISEQMNADGFNIGLNVGKVAGAGLPAHLHWHLVPRWNGDNNFMSVTAGTKVISQSLDSLYELLSRNLSD, from the coding sequence GTGACTGATCAACATTTATGGGCCCCCTGGCGACACTCCTATATCACTAGCGATGAAGCCCCAGAACCGGTTTCGTCGGGCTGCTTCCTCTGCGATTATCTGCAGCAGCCTGAAGATCAGGATCGTTGCAACCTGATCCTGTCGCGAGGCGAACACTGCGTTGTTCTGCTGAATCGGTATCCCTACAACAACGGGCACCTGCTGGTCGCGCCACTCCGCCATCAATCGAAATTGTCGGGGCTCACCCCGGATGAGCATCTGGAATGCATGAATTTGCTTGTCCAGCTTTCGAATATCATATCTGAACAAATGAACGCCGACGGCTTTAATATCGGTTTGAATGTTGGTAAAGTGGCGGGAGCCGGACTACCCGCTCATCTCCACTGGCACCTCGTTCCCCGCTGGAATGGAGACAATAATTTCATGTCTGTCACTGCTGGCACAAAAGTCATATCGCAATCTTTAGACAGTTTGTATGAATTACTCAGCCGGAATCTGTCGGATTAA
- the argS gene encoding arginine--tRNA ligase translates to MHPLAVIREQLSPLFQEYVEDPTPFLEMVRPAQDTKFGDFQANFAMPLAKKLGKNPRELADEFVEKLQLEGICESVNVAGPGFINFKFNSEWLISRLGEMQQDERLSIPKAEKPETIIVDYSAPNVAKPMHVGHLRSTVIGNTICRILNFLGHQVYGDNHLGDWGTQFGMIIFGYKNFLNEESFKQASVQELARLYKLVNQLSEYHQLVAKVPELKSKIEATAQQLTDLEVKIDPKDKQQRKALGKLKNDLASLKENLLSAEEKIAVVNGSPELAAQANAHPDIARLAREETAKLHKGDVENLKLWNQFLPLCIAAIEEVYERLDVKFDMILGESYFQPFLGNVVSDLERKGLAQESQGAICVFHEGNEAPFIVQKTDGAYTYATTDLATIKYRVEELKADSILYVVDARQGEHFKLLFETADKWGFDKIDLRHISFGTVLGDDKKPFKTRSGDTVGLESLIDESIQRARQIVDAGDDSKPNPELDNATRQEVAELVGIGAIKYADLRHNRESDYVFNWTKMLATTGDTATYIQYAYARIGGIFREVGADRSELRSDTATVVFTHEAERALGLQLIRFAETIESVVSDYRPNILTAYLFETANSFTAFYGHCHVKNEQDPAIKLSRLVLCDLTARVFQQGLELLGIQTTDKM, encoded by the coding sequence ATGCATCCCCTGGCTGTCATTCGCGAACAATTGAGTCCCCTGTTCCAGGAATATGTCGAAGACCCCACGCCCTTTCTGGAGATGGTAAGGCCCGCTCAAGATACGAAGTTCGGCGATTTTCAGGCCAACTTCGCGATGCCGCTGGCTAAGAAGCTCGGCAAAAACCCACGCGAACTGGCGGATGAGTTTGTTGAAAAACTTCAGCTGGAGGGAATCTGCGAATCGGTCAACGTCGCTGGTCCTGGATTTATCAATTTCAAATTCAATTCTGAGTGGCTCATTTCACGACTCGGTGAAATGCAGCAGGACGAACGGCTTTCCATACCCAAAGCTGAAAAACCGGAGACGATCATCGTTGACTATTCGGCTCCAAATGTCGCCAAGCCGATGCACGTTGGCCATCTGCGAAGTACGGTCATCGGAAATACCATCTGTCGAATTCTGAACTTTCTGGGGCACCAAGTTTATGGTGATAATCACCTGGGTGACTGGGGTACGCAGTTCGGGATGATCATCTTCGGTTACAAGAATTTTCTGAACGAAGAAAGCTTCAAGCAGGCTTCAGTCCAGGAACTGGCCCGCTTATACAAACTAGTCAATCAACTGTCGGAATATCATCAGCTGGTTGCGAAAGTGCCCGAGCTCAAATCAAAGATCGAAGCGACAGCTCAGCAATTGACTGATTTGGAAGTGAAAATCGATCCGAAAGACAAGCAGCAGCGAAAAGCACTAGGCAAACTGAAAAATGATCTCGCTTCTTTGAAGGAGAATTTGCTCTCGGCAGAAGAGAAAATCGCCGTAGTGAATGGCTCTCCAGAATTAGCTGCTCAGGCAAATGCACATCCCGATATCGCCCGACTGGCGAGAGAAGAGACGGCGAAACTTCATAAAGGGGATGTCGAAAACCTGAAATTGTGGAATCAATTCTTGCCTCTCTGCATCGCGGCGATTGAAGAAGTCTATGAGCGTCTTGATGTGAAGTTCGACATGATTCTTGGAGAAAGTTATTTTCAACCTTTCCTGGGGAATGTCGTCTCCGATTTGGAACGGAAGGGGCTCGCCCAGGAAAGTCAGGGAGCGATCTGTGTCTTTCATGAAGGAAACGAAGCCCCGTTCATCGTGCAGAAGACAGACGGAGCCTATACCTACGCGACCACCGATCTGGCGACGATCAAATATCGTGTAGAAGAACTCAAGGCGGACAGCATTCTCTATGTCGTCGACGCTCGACAGGGAGAGCATTTCAAACTTCTGTTTGAAACAGCAGACAAGTGGGGTTTTGATAAAATCGATTTACGGCATATCAGTTTCGGGACAGTCCTGGGCGATGATAAGAAACCATTCAAAACTCGATCTGGCGATACAGTGGGTTTGGAAAGCCTGATCGACGAATCGATTCAACGGGCCCGCCAGATAGTTGACGCTGGGGACGATAGTAAACCGAATCCAGAACTGGACAACGCAACCCGGCAGGAAGTCGCGGAGCTAGTGGGAATCGGCGCCATCAAATATGCAGATTTACGCCACAACCGGGAAAGCGATTACGTCTTCAACTGGACGAAAATGCTGGCGACGACCGGAGACACGGCGACTTACATTCAATATGCCTATGCTCGAATCGGCGGAATCTTTCGTGAAGTGGGTGCGGATCGATCTGAACTGCGAAGCGACACCGCCACTGTGGTTTTCACACACGAAGCTGAAAGAGCCCTCGGGCTGCAGTTGATCCGTTTTGCGGAAACCATTGAATCGGTCGTTTCTGACTATCGTCCTAATATCTTGACGGCGTATTTATTCGAGACCGCGAATTCCTTTACGGCTTTCTATGGCCACTGTCACGTTAAGAATGAACAGGATCCGGCCATCAAACTGAGCCGACTTGTGCTTTGCGATTTAACGGCTCGCGTCTTTCAGCAGGGACTGGAACTGCTGGGGATTCAGACGACGGACAAGATGTAA